A window of the Hordeum vulgare subsp. vulgare chromosome 5H, MorexV3_pseudomolecules_assembly, whole genome shotgun sequence genome harbors these coding sequences:
- the LOC123453140 gene encoding DEAD-box ATP-dependent RNA helicase 3, chloroplastic, giving the protein MASLLTLPSLSLSSPSGGLAPALRLRAAFRCWALGRRWAGAAAAIASPNSVLSEHAFKRLGLGAGSDDEDEDGYGSDQEGPAAVEGDKDELAISRLGLPAQLVATLEKRGITHLFPIQRAVLIPALEGRDLIARAKTGTGKTLAFGIPMIKQIIEQDEGRTPGRGRIPRALVLAPTRELAKQVEKEIMESAPKLSTVCVYGGVSYNTQQNALSRGVDVVVGTPGRLIDLINGGSLQLGEVRYLVLDEADQMLAVGFEEDVETILQQLPAERQSMLFSATMPSWVKKLSRRYLNNPLTIDLVGDQDEKLAEGIKLFAIPLTTTSKRTILSDLITVYAKGGKTIVFTRTKRDADEVSLALTTSIASEALHGDISQHQRERTLNGFRQGKFTVLVATDVASRGLDIPNVDLIIHYELPNDPETFVHRSGRTGRAGKAGNAILMFTTNQRRTVKSLERDVGCKFEFIGPPTMEEVLDSSAEHVIATLRGVHPESIQYFVPAAERLSQELGPTALASALAHLSGFSQPPSSRSLISHEQGSVTLQLTRDPEYARGFFSPRSVTGFLSDVSPSAADAVGKIYLIADERVQGAVFDLPEEIAKDLLTMELPPGNTLSKVTKLPVLQDDGPATDSYGRFSNSDRGSRNRRGSSRGGMGGGSRGRGGWDSDEGFRRGGRSSSRPDNDIWSDDDFSGGGARRSNRSSSPSGGRSSYGGRGGSSSFGDRSSSFGERSSSYGGRGGSSFGSRDRSFSGACFTCGQSGHRASDCPNK; this is encoded by the exons ATGGCTTCCCTCCTCACGCTcccgtccctctccctctccagccCCAGCGGCGGCCTCGCGCCCGCGCTCCGGCTCCGCGCCGCCTTCCGCTGCTGGGCGCTCGGCCGCAGGTGGGCGGGCGCCGCCGCGGCCATCGCGTCGCCAAACTCCGTGCTCAGCGAGCACGCCTTCAAGCGCCTCGGGCTCGGCGCCGGcagcgacgacgaggatgaggacggGTACGGGAGCGACCAGGAGGGGCCCGCCGCCGTGGAGGGGGACAAGGATGAGCTCGCCATTTCCAGGCTCGGCCTCCCCGCCCAGCTCGTCGCCACCCTCGAGAAGCGCGGAATTACCCACCTCTTCCCCATCCAG AGGGCTGTATTGATTCCAGCACTTGAGGGCCGTGACCTGATTGCAAGAGCAAAGACTGGAACTGGAAAGACGCTAGCCTTTGGTATACCCATGATCAAGCAAATAATCGAGCAGGACGAAGGGCGGACTCCCGG GCGAGGTCGTATTCCGAGAGCTTTGGTCCTTGCACCCACTAGAGAGTTGGCTAAACAAGTTGAGAAAGAAATTATGGAATCAGCGCCAAAGCTTAGTACAGTGTGTGTTTATGGTGGTGTATCGTATAATACCCAGCAGAATGCACTCTCCCgtggtgttgatgttgtcgtaGGAACTCCAGGTCGCCTAATTGATTTGATAAACGGTGGAAGTCTTCAGTTGGGAGAAGTAAGGTATCTGGTCCTTGATGAGGCTGACCAGATGCTTGCAGTTGGATTTGAAGAAGATGTGGAAACAATATTGCAACAGCTGCCAGCTGAACGACAAAGCATGCTTTTCTCTGCGACCATGCCTAGTTGGGTGAAGAAATTGTCTAGGCGGTACTTGAATAATCCTTTGACAATTGATTTG GTTGGCGATCAAGATGAAAAATTAGCTGAAGGAATCAAACTCTTTGCTATTCCACTCACAACGACTTCAAAGCGCACCATTCTTAGTGATCTCATTACG GTATATGCAAAGGGTgggaaaactattgttttcactCGGACAAAACGGGATGCAGACGAGGTATCATTAGCATTGACAACCAGTATTGCGTCTGAGGCGCTTCATGGTGATATTTCACAACATCAGCGTGAGAGGACATTAAATGGTTTCCGCCAAGGGAAATTTACTGTGCTTGTGGCCACTGATGTTGCTTCTCGTGGTCTTGATATACCCAATGTTGATTTG ATTATTCATTATGAGTTGCCAAATGACCCCGAGACTTTTGTTCATCGTTCTGGACGCACTGGACGAGCAGGGAAAGCAGGAAATGCAATCTTAATGTTTACAACCAATCAGCGAAGGACAGTTAAATCACTTGAACGTGATGTTGGGTGCAAATTTGAGTTTATTGGCCCACCTACAATGGAAGAAGTACTGGATTCATCTGCAGAGCATGTCATTGCTACTCTGCGAGGTGTGCACCCCGAGTCGATTCAATACTTTGTTCCAGCGGCTGAGAGACTAAGCCAAGAACTAGGACCTACTGCTCTTGCTTCTGCATTGGCACATCTGAGTGGATTTTCTCAGCCACCTTCTTCACGTTCCCTGATTAGCCATGAGCAG GGATCGGTGACACTACAACTAACCAGGGATCCAGAATATGCAAGAGGCTTCTTTTCTCCTAGATCTGTCACCGGTTTTCTGTCTGATGTCTCTCCATCTGCTGCTGATGCAGTTGGAAAAATATACCTAATAGCAGATGAGAGG GTCCAAGGAGCAGTCTTTGATTTACCCGAGGAGATTGCAAAGGATCTGCTTACCATGGAACTGCCCCCAGGAAACACCTTGAGCAAAGTAACAAAG CTGCCGGTGTTGCAAGATGATGGCCCTGCTACTGATTCTTACGGCCGATTCTCAAACTCAGACCGGGGTTCTAGGAACCGGCGGGGGTCGTCCAGGGGCGGTATGGGTGGCGGCTCAAGAGGACGTGGTGGTTGGGACTCTGATGAAGGATTCCGTCGTGGTGGCAGGAGCTCCAGCAGACCTGACAACGACATTTGGTCAGATGATGACTTTTCAGGTGGTGGTGCGAGAAGATCAAACCGTTCGTCATCCCCCAGCGGTGGCCGCTCGTCCTATGGTGGGCGTGGTGGCTCGTCATCCTTCGGTGACAGATCCTCCTCCTTTGGTGAACGTTCATCGTCATACGGTGGTCGCGGTGGCTCGTCCTTTGGCAGCAGGGACAG AAGCTTCAGTGGCGCGTGCTTCACATGCGGTCAATCAGGGCACAGAGCATCAGACTGCCCGAACAAGTAG